One window of Mauremys mutica isolate MM-2020 ecotype Southern chromosome 20, ASM2049712v1, whole genome shotgun sequence genomic DNA carries:
- the LOC123353465 gene encoding C-type lectin domain family 17, member A-like translates to MTEDWMGAKQFCTDRNSYLVIVNNDNEQAFLKDSNKQGRTYWLGLSDAVEEGKWQWVDNSPYSVSFWNPGEPGNENEEEDCVSMKSTGTWGDSKCSQLNHWICESTWIC, encoded by the exons ATGACTGAAGACTGGATGGGTGCAAAGCAGTTCTGTACTGATCGAAACTCTTACCTGGTTATCGTTAACAATGACAACGAACAG GCTTTTTTGAAGGACAGTAATAAACAGGGAAGGACATACTGGCTGGGACTCAGCGATGCAGTGGAGGAAGGGAAGTGGCAGTGGGTAGACAATAGCCCATATTCTGTCAG CTTTTGGAATCCGGGAGAACCAGGCAATGAGAATGAGGAGGAAGACTGTGTCAGCATGAAGTCTACTGGGACGTGGGGCGATTCCAAGTGCTCCCAGCTCAATCACTGGATCTGTGAAAGTACATGGATCTGCTGA